The Sphingobacteriaceae bacterium genome has a segment encoding these proteins:
- a CDS encoding saccharopine dehydrogenase NADP-binding domain-containing protein, which yields MKKILIIGAGRSAVCLIEYLLRASDTYGFSVTVADSDLTLAKRRVADFSNGKAMSLNILESEQRRDTIKKHDFIISMLPAHLHMEVALDCLTFGKHLATASYVSEGMKKLNDEIKRKNLFFLNECGLDPGIDHASAMKIIDHLHDEGAVIHTFKSYCGGLVAPESNDNPWGYKFSWNPRNVILAGQGVAQYLLNGEMRFIPYNRLFTQTEQVEVDGFGQFDAYANRDSLSYIESYQLQGVQTMLRGTLRNVGYCKAWNVFVKLGLTDDSIVFNGMKGKRFADLLIAFLPEEGLSLKESLRKFMGIEYDSKTEEMLGYLELFGDKVIEIDKGTPAQILQSLLEEKWKLNDHDKDMIVLKHEFGFTKNGKEGKIESSLGLLGKDNDQTAMAQTVGLPLAICVKNFLTNKIKSTGIQIPTTKEIYIPLLAELETFGIRFNEKKEVKE from the coding sequence ATGAAAAAGATTCTAATAATAGGTGCCGGAAGGTCGGCGGTGTGTTTAATTGAGTATTTACTGAGGGCTTCCGATACCTACGGGTTTTCTGTAACCGTTGCAGATTCTGACTTGACATTAGCCAAACGAAGGGTGGCTGACTTTTCGAATGGAAAAGCAATGAGTTTAAATATTTTGGAATCAGAACAAAGAAGAGACACTATAAAAAAGCATGATTTTATAATTTCAATGTTACCCGCTCATTTGCATATGGAAGTGGCTCTGGATTGTTTAACCTTTGGTAAACATTTGGCAACGGCCAGTTATGTAAGTGAAGGCATGAAAAAATTGAATGACGAAATAAAAAGGAAGAATTTATTTTTTTTAAATGAATGTGGATTGGATCCAGGAATAGACCATGCAAGCGCCATGAAAATAATTGATCATTTACATGATGAAGGAGCGGTTATTCACACCTTTAAATCTTATTGCGGCGGCTTGGTAGCGCCTGAAAGTAATGATAATCCCTGGGGTTATAAGTTTAGCTGGAATCCGAGAAACGTTATATTGGCCGGACAAGGTGTTGCGCAATACTTATTAAACGGAGAAATGCGTTTTATTCCCTATAATCGTTTATTTACGCAAACAGAACAAGTAGAAGTAGATGGATTTGGGCAATTTGATGCATATGCAAACAGAGATAGTTTAAGTTATATTGAAAGTTACCAATTGCAGGGCGTACAAACAATGCTAAGAGGTACCTTGAGAAATGTTGGTTATTGTAAGGCCTGGAATGTGTTTGTGAAATTGGGATTAACCGATGATAGTATAGTTTTTAACGGTATGAAAGGGAAACGTTTTGCCGATTTATTAATCGCTTTTTTACCGGAAGAAGGCCTGAGCCTAAAAGAATCGCTTCGAAAATTTATGGGTATTGAATACGATTCAAAAACAGAAGAAATGCTGGGTTATTTAGAACTTTTTGGTGATAAAGTTATTGAGATTGATAAGGGAACGCCCGCGCAAATTTTGCAATCTTTATTGGAAGAAAAATGGAAGCTCAACGATCACGATAAGGATATGATTGTTTTAAAGCATGAATTTGGATTTACTAAAAACGGAAAAGAAGGTAAAATTGAATCTTCATTAGGGTTGCTCGGAAAAGATAATGATCAAACGGCTATGGCCCAAACGGTGGGCTTACCTTTAGCCATTTGCGTAAAAAATTTCTTAACCAATAAAATAAAAAGTACAGGAATACAAATTCCAACCACAAAAGAAATTTACATACCCTTATTAGCAGAGTTGGAAACTTTTGGTATCCGCTTTAATGAAAAGAAGGAAGTGAAGGAATAG
- a CDS encoding ABC-F family ATP-binding cassette domain-containing protein, which produces MISVNAVTVSFGGHNLFDNISFLINPKDRIGLAGKNGAGKSTLLKLLAGEQNPSKGEIAVPRECKIGYLPQDMIHQHGRTVFGETETAFQEINILESRIEKINHELETRTDYESDSYAKLIEEQTELYTRLDIIGAGSKDEEIEKVLKGLGFERKDFERQTAEFSGGWRMRIELAKLLLQKPDILLLDEPTNHLDIEAIMWLEEFMEDFPGAVVLISHDKTFLDTVTSRTIEIVNGKIYDYKTNYSRYLVLRQERIEQQENAQKNQQKIINQTEVLIDKYRAKASKASFAQSLIKKLDRMERVEVDDMDNTVLNFRFPAPAHSGKIVLTVEEAGKKYGDKQIFSDANFIITKGEKIGLVGRNGEGKSTMMKMIAGKIPFDGTVQIGHSVLTGYFEQDQEEKLDPKKTVFETIDDAAVGEMRKQVRGLLGSFLFRGDDIDKKVQVLSGGERGRLALCKLLLEPYNLLLMDEPTNHLDIRSKEILKKALIDYEGTVVMVSHDRDFMKGICHRLFEFRDGKVKEHLCDIEEFMQLRKVERLNELDLDKKEKSAEKKPAPATNTANTEKQNAEAEQKKIRSQIKKAEENIEKLESEIKKSDALLADPKEYEKLMNDQSFFAKYNALKKELEQEMQKWEDLSSKIQG; this is translated from the coding sequence ATGATTTCGGTTAATGCTGTAACAGTAAGTTTTGGCGGTCATAATTTATTTGACAACATCAGTTTCTTAATTAATCCAAAAGACAGAATTGGATTAGCCGGTAAAAACGGTGCAGGAAAAAGTACACTTTTAAAATTACTGGCGGGCGAGCAAAATCCCAGCAAAGGTGAAATTGCCGTGCCCCGCGAATGTAAAATCGGTTACTTACCCCAAGACATGATTCATCAACATGGCCGAACGGTTTTTGGTGAAACAGAAACAGCTTTTCAGGAAATTAATATTCTGGAAAGCAGAATCGAAAAAATAAATCATGAGCTGGAAACCAGAACGGATTACGAAAGCGACTCTTATGCTAAACTGATTGAAGAACAAACCGAACTTTATACCCGCTTAGATATTATCGGCGCCGGAAGCAAAGACGAGGAAATAGAAAAAGTGCTGAAAGGTTTGGGCTTTGAACGTAAAGATTTTGAAAGACAAACCGCCGAATTCAGCGGAGGATGGAGAATGCGGATTGAATTAGCTAAACTGCTATTACAAAAACCCGATATCTTATTACTCGATGAGCCCACTAATCACCTCGATATTGAAGCGATCATGTGGCTGGAAGAATTTATGGAAGATTTTCCGGGTGCAGTGGTATTAATCAGTCACGATAAAACATTTTTAGATACAGTTACTTCACGAACCATCGAAATTGTAAACGGAAAAATTTACGATTACAAAACCAATTACTCGCGTTATTTGGTGCTGAGACAAGAAAGAATTGAACAACAAGAAAACGCGCAAAAAAATCAACAAAAAATAATCAATCAAACCGAAGTATTAATTGATAAATACCGGGCAAAGGCCAGTAAAGCTTCCTTCGCTCAATCCTTAATCAAAAAATTAGATCGCATGGAGCGTGTGGAAGTGGATGATATGGATAACACGGTATTGAATTTCCGTTTTCCTGCTCCGGCTCACAGCGGTAAAATTGTTTTAACTGTTGAAGAGGCCGGAAAAAAATATGGCGATAAACAAATTTTTTCGGATGCCAATTTCATTATTACCAAAGGCGAAAAAATTGGTTTGGTTGGAAGAAACGGTGAAGGAAAAAGTACCATGATGAAAATGATTGCAGGAAAAATTCCATTCGATGGAACCGTGCAAATAGGCCATAGTGTTTTAACCGGGTATTTTGAGCAAGACCAGGAAGAAAAACTCGACCCCAAAAAAACAGTTTTTGAAACCATTGATGATGCGGCCGTAGGTGAAATGAGAAAACAAGTGCGTGGTTTATTGGGTTCTTTTTTATTCAGAGGGGATGATATTGATAAGAAAGTGCAAGTACTAAGCGGAGGAGAAAGAGGAAGATTAGCTTTGTGTAAATTATTATTGGAGCCCTACAATTTACTGTTGATGGATGAGCCCACCAATCACTTGGATATTCGTTCTAAAGAGATATTAAAAAAAGCATTGATCGATTATGAAGGCACGGTAGTTATGGTAAGTCACGACCGTGATTTTATGAAAGGAATTTGCCATCGTTTATTTGAATTCAGAGACGGAAAAGTGAAAGAACACCTTTGCGATATTGAAGAATTTATGCAATTGCGTAAAGTAGAGCGTTTGAATGAGTTGGATTTAGATAAAAAAGAAAAGAGTGCCGAAAAAAAACCGGCGCCAGCAACAAATACGGCCAATACAGAAAAACAAAATGCCGAAGCCGAGCAAAAGAAAATTCGCTCCCAAATAAAAAAAGCCGAAGAAAATATTGAAAAGCTGGAAAGCGAAATTAAAAAGTCGGATGCCTTATTAGCGGATCCGAAAGAATACGAAAAGTTGATGAATGACCAATCTTTTTTTGCGAAATACAATGCCTTAAAAAAAGAACTTGAACAGGAGATGCAGAAATGGGAAGACTTGAGTTCTAAAATTCAGGGGTAA
- a CDS encoding T9SS type A sorting domain-containing protein, translating into MIQNLKLFVLAILFNTCSILNAQYSFSVSNAAYSDLVSPNVLSSSGWSYATSFSVNLGFNFSFAGNTVNSINVEGGGFTFFDPSYNNLLLPFGCRLKAKAGGNSPISYFSEGTAPTRIMKIEWKNAEYFYDVNATANFQLWLFEGINRIEVHVGTCTVPNATLVYQGNGAAGPAVGAYKFVSINNCQYGIGLTGAAASPTVNNFLSGNINVFNYAVAGTPSTGTVYNFYDTNTGLEKKEVDENRNVFASDKSIYFQNIPQNNSVLIYNIQAKLVKDLKDVKERINAGDLENGIYFVRIMNEQNKQVFTKKILLN; encoded by the coding sequence ATGATACAAAATTTAAAATTATTCGTATTAGCAATATTGTTTAATACTTGCAGTATACTAAATGCTCAATACAGTTTTTCGGTATCGAATGCAGCGTATTCGGATTTAGTAAGTCCCAATGTATTATCATCTAGTGGATGGAGTTACGCCACAAGTTTTAGTGTTAATTTAGGATTCAATTTTAGCTTCGCGGGTAATACGGTAAATAGCATTAATGTTGAGGGAGGGGGATTTACATTTTTCGACCCATCGTATAATAATTTATTATTGCCTTTTGGTTGCAGGCTTAAGGCAAAAGCCGGGGGCAACTCCCCAATTTCTTATTTTTCAGAAGGAACTGCTCCAACTCGAATTATGAAAATAGAATGGAAAAATGCGGAGTATTTTTATGATGTTAACGCAACTGCCAATTTTCAATTATGGTTGTTTGAGGGTATAAACCGAATTGAAGTTCATGTAGGTACCTGCACGGTTCCGAATGCAACATTGGTTTATCAGGGAAATGGAGCTGCGGGGCCTGCCGTTGGAGCCTATAAATTTGTGAGTATAAATAATTGCCAGTATGGAATAGGTTTAACCGGTGCGGCGGCAAGCCCAACTGTTAATAATTTCTTATCCGGAAATATAAACGTTTTTAATTATGCCGTTGCCGGTACGCCAAGCACAGGAACTGTTTATAATTTTTACGATACGAATACGGGTTTAGAAAAGAAAGAAGTAGATGAAAATAGAAATGTATTTGCATCTGATAAATCAATTTATTTTCAAAATATTCCGCAAAATAACAGCGTATTAATTTATAATATACAAGCAAAATTGGTAAAAGACCTAAAAGATGTGAAAGAGAGAATAAATGCTGGAGATTTAGAAAACGGAATTTATTTTGTTCGAATTATGAATGAGCAAAATAAACAGGTGTTTACTAAAAAAATATTGCTGAATTAA
- the purS gene encoding phosphoribosylformylglycinamidine synthase subunit PurS, translating to MKFIADIDVMPLKALLDPQGKAVTGSMKNLGLPEIQNVRIGKHITLEIEAENESKAGAKVEEACKKLLCNQIMEGYEFKLTQV from the coding sequence ATGAAATTTATTGCAGATATTGATGTAATGCCCTTAAAAGCTTTACTCGACCCACAAGGAAAAGCCGTTACCGGCTCTATGAAGAATTTAGGATTACCCGAAATTCAAAATGTAAGAATTGGCAAACATATTACTTTAGAAATTGAAGCTGAAAATGAAAGTAAAGCCGGAGCAAAAGTAGAAGAAGCCTGCAAAAAATTACTCTGCAATCAAATTATGGAAGGTTATGAATTTAAACTTACCCAAGTTTAA
- a CDS encoding GlmU family protein: MEFVLFDSERKWKEFLPLTYTRPIADIRFGILTIREKWEKYLKLKCRVYSQTYLSNKFPFPQTDSGIFISSNICPNDALVKEIKKLNKNEALFQNQTLIAFNGNIENINRSNKLIQKQFKGTLLYLENICDIFRKNGEAIQEDFKFLTKGKKSAPIKSSVKIIGKRSQVFFEKGVVAEACTINTHSGPVYVAKEAEIMEGSAIRGPFYLGEHSALKLNTKIYGPTSIGPHSKIGGEVNNCVIFGYTNKAHDGFIGNSVIGEWCNLGADTNSSNLKNNYANVKIFNYLNEKMTDTGLQFCGLIMGDHSKTGINTMLNTGTVVGVGANIFGGGFPPTHIPSFYWGGADESETYKPEKLFETAEKVFARRGLKFNETEKELLTHIFSLTTKYRNY; encoded by the coding sequence ATGGAATTTGTTTTGTTTGACAGCGAGAGAAAATGGAAAGAATTTTTGCCGCTTACATACACCCGCCCTATTGCTGATATTCGATTCGGTATTTTAACTATTCGTGAAAAATGGGAAAAATACTTGAAACTTAAATGCCGGGTATACTCTCAAACTTATTTATCAAACAAATTTCCGTTTCCTCAAACCGATTCCGGCATCTTCATCAGCTCTAATATTTGTCCGAATGATGCATTGGTTAAAGAAATTAAAAAATTAAATAAAAACGAGGCTTTATTTCAAAACCAAACTTTAATTGCATTTAACGGCAACATTGAAAATATTAACCGTTCCAATAAACTAATTCAAAAACAATTCAAAGGCACGCTCTTGTATCTGGAAAATATTTGTGACATATTCAGAAAAAACGGGGAAGCTATTCAGGAGGATTTTAAATTCTTAACCAAAGGCAAAAAAAGTGCGCCTATAAAAAGTAGCGTAAAAATAATTGGGAAACGCTCGCAAGTTTTTTTTGAAAAAGGAGTTGTTGCCGAAGCTTGTACAATTAACACCCATAGTGGACCGGTATATGTAGCGAAGGAAGCGGAAATAATGGAGGGCAGTGCCATACGTGGGCCGTTTTATTTAGGTGAACATAGCGCCTTAAAACTGAATACAAAAATTTACGGTCCTACATCTATTGGTCCACATAGCAAAATAGGAGGTGAAGTAAATAATTGTGTGATTTTTGGCTATACCAACAAAGCGCATGATGGATTTATTGGAAATTCAGTGATTGGAGAATGGTGTAATTTAGGTGCAGATACGAATAGCAGTAATTTGAAAAACAACTATGCCAATGTGAAAATTTTCAATTATTTGAATGAGAAAATGACGGATACCGGACTGCAATTTTGCGGTTTAATTATGGGCGATCATTCCAAAACAGGAATTAATACCATGCTAAATACCGGAACTGTTGTTGGTGTTGGAGCCAATATATTTGGCGGTGGATTTCCGCCAACCCATATACCTTCTTTTTATTGGGGCGGAGCTGATGAAAGTGAAACTTACAAGCCCGAAAAATTATTTGAAACCGCTGAAAAAGTATTTGCCAGAAGAGGTCTAAAATTTAACGAAACGGAAAAAGAATTATTGACTCACATCTTTTCCTTAACCACAAAATACAGGAATTATTAA
- a CDS encoding CDP-alcohol phosphatidyltransferase family protein, whose translation MKKHIPNAITCLNLLCGCLAIVKAMDGNIIMACYLVGLAALFDFFDGMAARILNVSSDIGKDLDSLADVVSFGVVPGIVMFRVLQFTNNHYIFSSMPHQGVPNSVHAFDHYLPYIAFLIPIFSALRLAKFNNDDRQVDAFIGLPTPANSIFFCSIAFLIKTTYYEFEHKSYSINDLLSYDLKYDLYMNKLGHPYFMAFVILIFCVLLVLEVELFSFKFKHFGWQGNQVRWLFILWSILIIVLIRFNGIPLIVLSYIGFSVLNNLKTKIKT comes from the coding sequence ATAAAAAAGCATATACCCAATGCTATAACCTGTTTAAATCTGCTTTGCGGTTGCCTGGCCATTGTAAAAGCAATGGATGGTAATATCATCATGGCTTGTTATTTGGTGGGTCTTGCCGCCTTGTTCGATTTTTTTGACGGCATGGCAGCACGAATTTTAAATGTAAGCTCGGATATTGGAAAAGATTTAGATTCATTAGCCGACGTAGTGAGCTTTGGTGTAGTACCGGGCATAGTCATGTTTCGTGTATTACAATTCACCAACAACCATTATATTTTCTCGTCAATGCCACACCAGGGTGTTCCCAACAGCGTGCATGCCTTTGATCATTATTTGCCTTACATCGCTTTTTTAATTCCGATTTTTTCAGCACTAAGATTAGCTAAATTCAACAACGACGATAGACAAGTAGATGCTTTTATTGGTTTACCCACTCCGGCCAATTCTATTTTCTTTTGTTCCATTGCCTTCCTTATAAAAACTACTTATTATGAATTTGAACATAAATCTTATTCCATCAATGATTTACTTTCTTACGATTTAAAATACGATTTATACATGAATAAATTAGGCCACCCCTATTTTATGGCCTTTGTTATTTTAATTTTTTGTGTTTTACTGGTTCTTGAGGTAGAACTTTTTTCTTTCAAATTCAAACATTTTGGCTGGCAAGGCAATCAAGTACGCTGGTTATTTATCCTTTGGAGTATTTTAATAATTGTGCTCATTCGATTTAACGGCATCCCGCTTATCGTTTTATCCTACATCGGATTTTCCGTTTTAAACAATTTAAAGACAAAAATAAAAACATGA
- a CDS encoding peptidylprolyl isomerase, which translates to MKNKIVGLFSMILMPFLGYTQTWSKETIEINTNLGTMKVKLFEETPLHKNNFLKLVKAGFYDSLLFHRVINNFMIQGGDPDSKTANDTALLGNADVGYWIPSEFNPKIYHKKGRLCAARENDDVNPKKESSGCQFYIVMGKKHDSISLKKAEIRVNKELVSKINYTRAFSGKSPELKRLYTRLLTENKQDSLNYHVRQLNDDGCMREYLDSARYMFSKQQQKDYFSVGGTPHLDNNYTVFGEVIEGLEVIDKISAQQTDKNDRPLKNIRMKIRVTENKK; encoded by the coding sequence ATGAAAAATAAAATTGTTGGTCTGTTCAGCATGATTTTGATGCCTTTTTTGGGGTATACGCAAACTTGGAGTAAGGAAACGATCGAAATAAACACCAATTTGGGTACAATGAAAGTGAAATTGTTTGAAGAAACTCCCTTACATAAGAACAATTTTTTAAAATTGGTCAAAGCCGGATTCTATGATTCATTATTATTTCATCGTGTGATTAATAATTTTATGATTCAAGGCGGTGACCCCGACAGTAAAACTGCAAATGATACAGCTTTATTGGGAAATGCAGATGTAGGCTATTGGATTCCATCAGAGTTTAATCCTAAAATTTATCATAAAAAAGGGCGGTTGTGCGCGGCAAGGGAAAATGATGATGTGAATCCTAAAAAAGAATCTTCCGGCTGTCAGTTTTATATTGTTATGGGTAAAAAACACGACTCCATTTCATTAAAAAAAGCAGAAATAAGAGTAAATAAAGAACTTGTTTCAAAAATTAATTACACCAGAGCATTTAGCGGTAAAAGTCCCGAATTAAAAAGATTATATACGCGTTTATTAACCGAAAATAAGCAGGATAGTTTGAATTATCACGTAAGACAATTGAATGATGACGGATGTATGCGCGAATACCTTGATTCGGCCAGATATATGTTTTCAAAACAACAGCAAAAAGATTATTTTTCGGTTGGAGGGACGCCTCATTTAGATAATAATTATACTGTTTTTGGCGAAGTAATTGAAGGATTAGAAGTGATTGATAAAATATCAGCGCAACAAACAGATAAAAACGACAGGCCCTTAAAAAACATAAGAATGAAAATAAGAGTGACGGAAAATAAAAAATAG
- a CDS encoding DUF2147 domain-containing protein — MKKITILFIALLSFGNIKSQNAEADKILGMWLTGSGKAHVKITTYGESKFGGKIVWLKEPNRADGSVKKDDKNPDENKRKNNILGMDNLLGFTYAGKKSYEGGTIYDPENGKTYKCIMTLENENTLKVRGYIGITMIGRTDTWTRVVDK; from the coding sequence ATGAAAAAAATTACAATTTTATTTATTGCATTATTATCATTTGGCAATATTAAATCCCAAAACGCTGAGGCAGATAAAATTTTAGGTATGTGGCTAACCGGTAGTGGTAAGGCGCACGTAAAAATTACAACTTACGGCGAAAGCAAATTTGGCGGGAAAATTGTATGGTTAAAAGAACCTAACCGAGCCGATGGTTCGGTTAAAAAAGATGATAAAAATCCGGATGAAAATAAACGTAAGAATAACATTTTAGGAATGGATAATTTACTTGGTTTCACTTATGCCGGAAAAAAATCTTATGAAGGCGGAACAATTTATGATCCCGAAAATGGCAAAACGTACAAGTGCATAATGACATTAGAGAATGAGAACACACTCAAAGTGAGAGGATATATTGGCATAACCATGATTGGACGAACAGATACCTGGACCCGCGTTGTTGATAAATGA
- a CDS encoding methionine adenosyltransferase, which produces MGYLFTSESVSEGHPDKVADQISDALIDNFLAFDPSSKVACETLVTTGQVILAGEVKSKTYLDVQEIAREVIRKIGYTKAEYMFEANSCGVLSAIHEQSGDINQGVERKKKEEQGAGDQGMMFGYATNETANYMPLALDLAHGILIELAALRRENKEIKYLRPDAKSQVTLEYNDNNQPVRIDAIVVSTQHDDFDSEPKMLAKIKADIINILIPRVKKKYPKYAKLFNDKIAYHINPTGKFVIGGPHGDTGLTGRKIIVDTYGGKGAHGGGAFSGKDPSKVDRSAAYATRHIAKNLVAAGVCSEVLVQVSYAIGVAKPMGIFIDTYGTAKVKMTDGEIAKIVEKVFDMRPYFIEQRFKLRTPMYSETAAYGHMGRKNETVTKTFKTPDGKSKTMKVELFTWEKLDYVSKVKAAFKIK; this is translated from the coding sequence ATGGGTTATTTATTTACTTCAGAATCTGTTTCGGAAGGACATCCGGACAAAGTGGCCGATCAAATATCGGACGCATTAATTGATAATTTTCTAGCATTCGATCCTTCGAGTAAAGTGGCTTGCGAAACGCTGGTAACAACCGGTCAGGTTATTTTAGCGGGTGAAGTAAAATCCAAAACCTATTTGGACGTACAGGAAATTGCACGTGAGGTAATTCGTAAAATCGGATATACCAAAGCAGAATATATGTTTGAAGCCAATTCTTGCGGAGTGCTTTCAGCTATCCACGAACAATCCGGCGATATCAATCAAGGTGTTGAAAGAAAGAAGAAAGAAGAACAAGGTGCCGGCGATCAGGGAATGATGTTTGGTTACGCTACTAATGAAACTGCTAATTATATGCCATTGGCCTTAGATTTAGCACATGGTATTTTAATTGAACTTGCTGCTTTACGAAGAGAAAATAAAGAAATTAAATATTTACGTCCGGATGCGAAATCACAGGTTACATTAGAATATAATGATAATAATCAACCGGTTCGAATTGATGCTATTGTGGTTTCTACACAACATGATGATTTTGATTCAGAACCAAAAATGTTAGCGAAAATTAAAGCAGATATCATTAATATTTTAATTCCTCGCGTTAAAAAGAAATATCCTAAATACGCCAAATTATTTAATGATAAAATTGCATATCACATTAATCCAACCGGAAAATTTGTAATTGGTGGCCCGCATGGAGATACCGGATTAACAGGCCGGAAAATTATTGTTGACACTTACGGAGGAAAAGGAGCACACGGTGGTGGGGCTTTTTCAGGAAAAGATCCAAGTAAAGTTGATCGTTCCGCAGCTTATGCAACTCGTCATATCGCAAAAAATTTAGTGGCTGCCGGTGTTTGCTCAGAAGTTCTAGTACAAGTATCTTATGCTATTGGCGTTGCTAAACCTATGGGAATATTTATTGACACCTATGGAACTGCAAAAGTAAAAATGACAGATGGCGAAATTGCTAAAATTGTGGAGAAGGTATTTGATATGCGCCCATACTTTATTGAGCAACGTTTTAAATTACGTACTCCTATGTATAGCGAAACCGCAGCTTACGGACATATGGGACGTAAGAATGAGACTGTAACAAAAACATTTAAAACTCCTGACGGAAAATCTAAAACCATGAAAGTGGAATTGTTTACATGGGAAAAATTAGATTATGTAAGCAAAGTAAAAGCTGCTTTCAAGATTAAATAA
- a CDS encoding phosphoglucomutase/phosphomannomutase family protein: protein MTKIKFGTDGWRAIIAKDFTVDNVARVSEATAKWLLKQNKKNIVLGHDCRFAGELFAETAAKVFVANGLKVYLAKDYISTPMISLGVVQLKADLGIIITASHNPPSYNGYKVKAHYGGPLGPEQVQEIEDIIPEKANENYLSIDLEQAINNKQIEMSPLEDMYIKHCEKNFDLKAIRDSGLVLAYDSMFGAGQRVMRKLFPDIHHLHSDHNPGFHGQAPEPIHKNLMEFSNFIKDKKNISCGLATDGDADRIGLYDSNGNFVDSHHIILLLIHYLVKYKGLNGKVATAFSTTNRIKNMCKYYNLPLDVVKIGFKYICGIMVTEDVLVGGEESGGIAIKGHIPERDGIWMGLTIWEFMAKTGKSLQELIKEVYDITGSFWFERNDLYINDAIKNKVLENCKAGNYSAFGKYKVTRVEDLDGWKYFFDENTWLMIRASGTEPVLRTYAEGENKQKTDDILEEAKKVLLS from the coding sequence ATGACTAAAATTAAATTTGGAACCGACGGATGGAGAGCCATCATTGCAAAGGATTTTACAGTAGATAATGTGGCCAGAGTTAGTGAAGCTACAGCTAAATGGTTGTTAAAACAGAATAAAAAAAATATTGTACTTGGACATGATTGCCGTTTTGCCGGTGAACTTTTTGCGGAAACGGCAGCAAAAGTTTTTGTTGCCAATGGATTAAAAGTTTATTTAGCTAAAGATTATATAAGTACGCCCATGATTTCGCTTGGCGTTGTTCAGCTTAAAGCAGATTTGGGAATTATAATTACTGCTTCCCATAACCCGCCTTCCTACAACGGTTATAAAGTGAAAGCACACTATGGCGGACCATTAGGCCCTGAGCAGGTACAAGAAATTGAAGACATAATTCCCGAAAAGGCCAATGAAAATTATTTAAGTATTGATCTGGAGCAAGCAATAAACAACAAGCAAATTGAAATGAGTCCGTTGGAGGATATGTATATCAAACATTGTGAGAAAAATTTTGATTTGAAAGCTATTCGCGATTCGGGATTAGTGTTGGCATATGACAGTATGTTTGGAGCCGGACAAAGAGTAATGCGAAAATTATTTCCGGACATACACCATTTACATAGTGATCACAATCCGGGCTTTCATGGCCAGGCTCCTGAACCCATTCATAAAAATTTAATGGAGTTTAGTAATTTTATTAAGGATAAAAAAAACATCTCCTGCGGATTAGCCACAGATGGTGATGCCGATAGAATAGGATTATATGACAGTAACGGAAACTTTGTAGATTCACACCATATCATTTTGTTGTTGATTCATTATTTGGTGAAATATAAAGGCTTGAACGGAAAAGTGGCTACTGCTTTTAGTACTACAAACCGTATAAAAAACATGTGTAAGTATTATAATTTACCCCTGGATGTGGTTAAAATTGGCTTTAAATACATTTGTGGTATTATGGTTACTGAAGATGTTTTAGTTGGAGGAGAAGAGAGTGGAGGAATTGCTATAAAGGGACATATACCAGAAAGAGATGGTATATGGATGGGATTAACTATTTGGGAATTTATGGCCAAAACCGGAAAATCATTGCAAGAATTAATTAAAGAAGTGTATGATATTACCGGTTCGTTTTGGTTTGAAAGAAACGATTTATACATCAATGATGCCATAAAGAACAAAGTATTGGAAAACTGCAAGGCCGGTAATTATTCGGCATTCGGTAAATACAAAGTAACGCGTGTGGAAGATTTAGATGGCTGGAAATATTTCTTCGATGAAAATACCTGGCTGATGATTCGCGCCAGCGGAACGGAACCTGTTTTAAGAACTTATGCTGAAGGAGAGAACAAACAAAAAACGGATGATATTTTAGAAGAAGCGAAAAAGGTTTTATTGAGTTAA